The following is a genomic window from Quadrisphaera sp. RL12-1S.
GGAGCAGGATCGGGGGCGTGCTCACCGACATGCCGCTGGACCAGCTCCGCGCCCACCGCAGCGCCCACCGGGACCCGGACGGGCTCGCCGAGTTCTGGGACTCCACGCTCGCGCAGGCGCGGGCCGCGGGGGGCGACGTCGTCGTCGTCCCCCAGCCCACGCCGCTGACCTCCGTCGACGTCTACGACGTGACCTTCCCGGGCTTCGACGGCCAGCCGGTCCGGGCGTGGCTGCGGGTGCCCGCCGGTGCGGTCGCCACCGCCGAGGCGTCCGGGCGCGGGCTGGCGACGGTGGTGCAGTTCGTCGGGTACGGGGGCGGCCGCGGCGAGCCCGCCGACGACCTGCTCTTCGCCAGCTGCGGCTTCGCCCACCTGCACGTGGACACCCGCGGGCAGGGGTCGACGTGGAGCCGCGGCGCCACCCCCGACCTCGGCACCGCCGACCCGGGCAGCCACTCCCCGCAGTTCCCCGGCGTCATGACCCGAGGGATCACCTCCCCGGAGACCTCCTACTACCGGCGCCTGTTCACCGACGCCGCCCGCGCGGTCGACGCCGCGCGCACGCTGGCCGTGGTCGACGCCGCGCGGGTGGCGGTCTACGGCGGCAGCCAGGGCGGGGCCATGGCCATCGCCGCGGGCGCCCTGGTCCCGGACGTCGGTGCCGTGGTGGCGCACGTGCCGTTCCTCTGCGACATCCGCCGGTCGATGACGATCACCGACGCCGACCCGTTCCACGAGCTGGTGCGCTACCTCGCGGTGCACCGCGACGCGGTGGACGCCGTGCACCGCACGCTGGACCACCTCGACGGGGTGGGCTTCGCCCGCCGCGGCCGCGCGCCGGCGCGGTTCACCGCGGCGCTCATGGACGCGGTGGTGCCGCCGTCGGGGCCGTTCGCCGCCCACGCCGCGTGGGGCGAGCGGGCTG
Proteins encoded in this region:
- a CDS encoding acetylxylan esterase translates to MLTDMPLDQLRAHRSAHRDPDGLAEFWDSTLAQARAAGGDVVVVPQPTPLTSVDVYDVTFPGFDGQPVRAWLRVPAGAVATAEASGRGLATVVQFVGYGGGRGEPADDLLFASCGFAHLHVDTRGQGSTWSRGATPDLGTADPGSHSPQFPGVMTRGITSPETSYYRRLFTDAARAVDAARTLAVVDAARVAVYGGSQGGAMAIAAGALVPDVGAVVAHVPFLCDIRRSMTITDADPFHELVRYLAVHRDAVDAVHRTLDHLDGVGFARRGRAPARFTAALMDAVVPPSGPFAAHAAWGERAAAGGATVHKEIEVWPYNGHEGGGSVDEVSAVEFFRRHLG